Proteins from one Halopseudomonas pelagia genomic window:
- the adk gene encoding adenylate kinase, whose amino-acid sequence MRVILLGAPGAGKGTQSQFICKHYGIPQISTGDMLRAAVKAGTEMGQQVKQVMDTGSLVSDDLIIGLIKERIAQDDCKNGFLFDGFPRTIPQAEALKESGVKIDHVLEIAVDDEEIVERLSGRRVHPGSGRIYHISHQPPKVEGKDDQTGEDLVQRDDDVEATVRNRLKIYHQQTKPLVAFYQQLSDEHGTPKCSKVEGIGTVDQITSKVMQALS is encoded by the coding sequence ATGCGAGTTATCCTGTTGGGCGCGCCTGGCGCAGGCAAGGGCACACAGTCCCAATTCATCTGCAAGCACTACGGTATTCCGCAGATTTCCACTGGTGACATGCTGCGTGCGGCGGTCAAGGCGGGCACTGAAATGGGTCAGCAGGTCAAGCAGGTGATGGATACCGGTAGCCTGGTGTCCGACGATCTGATCATCGGCCTGATCAAAGAGCGCATCGCGCAGGATGACTGCAAGAACGGTTTCCTTTTTGACGGCTTCCCGCGCACCATTCCCCAGGCCGAAGCGCTGAAGGAGTCGGGCGTCAAGATTGACCACGTGCTGGAAATTGCCGTGGACGATGAAGAGATCGTCGAGCGTCTGTCCGGTCGCCGTGTACACCCGGGCTCCGGGCGGATTTATCACATCAGCCATCAGCCGCCCAAGGTTGAAGGCAAGGATGATCAGACTGGCGAAGATCTGGTACAGCGCGATGATGACGTTGAAGCTACCGTGCGCAATCGGCTGAAGATCTATCACCAGCAGACCAAGCCGCTGGTGGCCTTCTATCAGCAGTTGTCCGACGAGCATGGCACGCCCAAGTGCAGCAAGGTCGAAGGCATAGGTACTGTTGACCAGATCACCAGCAAGGTAATGCAGGCGCTGAGCTGA
- the tsaB gene encoding tRNA (adenosine(37)-N6)-threonylcarbamoyltransferase complex dimerization subunit type 1 TsaB, with the protein MTTLLALDTATEACSAALLHEGQVIHRFEVIPRMHAVRLLPMLEELLTEADLRLKQVDALVFGRGPGAFTGVRIATGMVQGLAFATGKPVIPVSNLAALAQRAWREHQAKTVCAAIDARMDEVYWGCYRLEQGVMQLHGEERVCAPEAVMTPAGFGSAQGAGTGWQYADRLAVKVAAAWTEMLPDARDLLSLALPRWLAGEVLDAADAQPVYLRDKVATPKQQA; encoded by the coding sequence ATGACTACGCTACTTGCCCTGGATACCGCGACCGAAGCCTGTTCTGCTGCGCTGCTGCATGAAGGGCAGGTGATTCATCGCTTCGAGGTGATACCGCGCATGCACGCTGTGCGCTTGCTTCCCATGCTCGAAGAGTTGCTGACCGAAGCAGACCTCAGGTTGAAGCAGGTCGATGCGCTGGTCTTCGGCCGTGGCCCCGGCGCTTTTACCGGTGTGCGTATTGCTACGGGGATGGTTCAGGGATTGGCATTTGCCACAGGCAAGCCAGTGATCCCGGTGTCCAACCTGGCCGCCCTGGCGCAGCGCGCCTGGCGCGAGCACCAAGCGAAGACAGTCTGTGCGGCGATTGATGCGCGGATGGACGAGGTGTATTGGGGTTGTTACCGCCTGGAGCAGGGCGTGATGCAGTTGCACGGCGAGGAGCGCGTCTGCGCCCCCGAAGCCGTGATGACCCCGGCAGGCTTTGGCTCAGCCCAGGGTGCCGGGACCGGTTGGCAGTATGCGGATCGCCTCGCCGTCAAGGTTGCTGCGGCCTGGACCGAGATGCTACCCGATGCCCGCGATCTGCTGAGCCTGGCCTTGCCGCGGTGGCTGGCGGGCGAGGTACTGGATGCGGCCGATGCCCAGCCAGTGTACCTGCGCGACAAGGTTGCCACGCCCAAGCAGCAGGCGTAG